Proteins from one Bactrocera neohumeralis isolate Rockhampton chromosome 3, APGP_CSIRO_Bneo_wtdbg2-racon-allhic-juicebox.fasta_v2, whole genome shotgun sequence genomic window:
- the LOC126753684 gene encoding zinc finger protein Elbow has protein sequence ASSSVCSQSLKVDLTNYNKLLQSSNQYLRPDYLAAPNAVSFAIQARNGQITVPLDAKSSPLALLAQTCSAIGADTTNPKLLAANIEKSTKSTLKSSGADGRDKSSPVSSQSSSVSTGSVEHIKSSFKPYESNNNLINNNHMRERLEAETERATNLSTSASTNSLNLIGNGGRVRTPKSNGSGGIMLLNGQQHAAQLQQQRCDSNQSATSQRDSPATGINGLRKSSPIGTASAVMDMQQRMSNSSSPQQRASSKESAALSHGISSAQISPTAAAAAAAASQSRLQSATDSAIAAAKEANYVKALHAAAVAAGVPTTSAGSLPGNTAYYAGYPSGNPTSGLSYPMDVMTASALMSQHHPMFKAAAMHPYLNYARLKGIDPAALMTPNICRDPYCTGCPSSPHFLNKAAGQPCPAGCPQCDSNSSKASSLGGGGSSAAAAVAAAAASSYHAQLAALAAASQMPYVCSWISPDAAYCGKRFGTSDELFQHLRTHTASLPDSVLSAAAAGGIPPTHPLFQRTYPTPPLSPLSAARYHPYGKPSMLPPPLASAAGALGGLPMPPHPALAQYFAPYSLYGPPRMGSSHP, from the coding sequence CTGGACGCCAAAAGCAGCCCGCTAGCTTTGCTGGCGCAGACGTGCAGCGCAATCGGTGCGGATACTACAAATCCAAAACTGCTTGCTGCCAACATTGAGAAATCTACCAAATCGACATTGAAGTCCAGCGGTGCTGATGGACGTGATAAATCCTCACCAGTGAGCAGTCAATCATCGTCCGTATCAACCGGCTCCGTCGAACACATCAAGTCCAGCTTTAAGCCGTATGAGTCgaataataatttaatcaaCAACAATCACATGCGAGAGAGACTTGAAGCCGAAACAGAGCGCGCCACAAACTTAAGCACCAGTGCGTCGACGAACAGTTTAAATCTCATCGGCAATGGCGGCCGAGTGCGTACACCAAAGAGTAATGGCAGCGGTGGCATAATGCTATTGAATGGCCAGCAGCATGCTGCACAACTGCAACAGCAACGTTGTGACTCAAACCAAAGTGCCACCTCACAACGAGACTCGCCCGCGACCGGCATCAACGGTTTGCGAAAGAGTTCACCAATAGGTACCGCTAGCGCTGTTATGGATATGCAGCAACGCATGAGTAATAGTAGTAGTCCACAGCAACGTGCATCCTCTAAAGAATCGGCAGCGTTAAGTCACGGTATTAGCAGCGCACAAATTAGTCCTACCGCTGCGGCTGCGGCAGCTGCTGCCAGCCAATCACGTCTGCAGTCTGCTACGGATTCAGCTATAGCTGCAGCCAAAGAGGCGAACTATGTGAAGGCATTGCATGCTGCCGCCGTGGCTGCAGGTGTTCCCACAACGAGCGCGGGATCGCTACCAGGCAATACCGCTTACTATGCTGGATATCCGAGTGGCAATCCGACGAGCGGCTTGTCATATCCCATGGACGTAATGACAGCTAGTGCGCTTATGTCACAACATCATCCCATGTTCAAGGCGGCCGCAATGCATCCCTACTTGAATTATGCTCGCCTGAAGGGCATCGATCCGGCCGCTTTAATGACACCGAACATCTGTCGTGATCCCTACTGCACCGGCTGTCCATCCTCGCCACATTTTCTCAACAAAGCCGCCGGCCAACCTTGCCCGGCTGGTTGTCCACAATGCGATAGCAACTCCAGCAAAGCATCGTCATTGGGCGGAGGTGGTTCTTCGGCAGCAGCTGCAGTCGCCGCAGCAGCTGCTTCATCATATCATGCACAATTGGCTGCGCTGGCCGCCGCCTCACAAATGCCGTACGTCTGTTCGTGGATTAGCCCCGATGCGGCGTATTGTGGCAAGCGTTTCGGCACCTCCGATGAACTGTTCCAACATTTGCGTACGCATACCGCATCGCTGCCTGATTCAGTGCTGAGCGCTGCCGCAGCAGGCGGTATACCACCAACGCATCCACTGTTTCAACGCACCTACCCTACGCCCCCATTGAGTCCACTGTCTGCCGCTCGCTATCATCCCTACGGTAAACCCTCCATGCTACCGCCACCGCTGGCATCTGCTGCCGGCGCTTTGGGTGGTCTACCCATGCCACCACATCCGGCGCTAGCGCAATACTTTGCGCCCTATTCTCTCTACGGACCGCCGCGCATGGGCTCCTCCCATCCATAG